A window of the Bacillota bacterium genome harbors these coding sequences:
- a CDS encoding threonine/serine exporter family protein: MITIDDAVELCVLAGGLLLGSNAEIDRTESTIGTIAKGVGMVKAEVFAIPTGLVLTLEDREGNRRTQVLRVSTTTNDLSVVDEVNGVSRRLVAGTLDPKEAIGILQRLSQRKPLSPWRVAPQVGLACGSIAYLIGGSLLDGGIVWLISCTAHLLSSWLNRMTRYRILSTAAGAVWVTFWVLAASRLVQGLSVDTAIVGALMLYVPGITITNGIRDLTAGNLLSGAARVLDALLVALILAFGVGAVLSLNAKVAIF; this comes from the coding sequence GTGATCACTATCGATGATGCGGTGGAGTTATGTGTTTTGGCCGGCGGTCTGTTGTTGGGCAGTAACGCGGAAATCGATCGGACCGAATCCACCATTGGGACCATTGCTAAAGGGGTGGGCATGGTAAAAGCAGAGGTCTTTGCTATTCCCACAGGTTTGGTACTCACCTTAGAAGACCGGGAAGGAAACCGGAGGACCCAGGTCCTACGAGTTTCTACTACTACCAATGACTTAAGCGTGGTTGATGAGGTCAATGGGGTTTCCCGCCGATTGGTGGCCGGTACCCTTGATCCCAAGGAAGCCATTGGGATCTTGCAAAGACTCAGCCAAAGAAAGCCACTGTCCCCCTGGCGGGTTGCCCCCCAGGTAGGACTAGCCTGTGGCAGCATTGCTTATTTGATTGGCGGGTCTTTGCTCGACGGAGGAATTGTTTGGTTGATCAGCTGTACTGCCCATCTGCTCAGTTCCTGGTTAAACCGGATGACACGTTACCGAATCTTAAGTACTGCCGCCGGTGCCGTCTGGGTGACCTTTTGGGTGTTGGCCGCCAGTCGCCTTGTCCAAGGTTTGTCCGTGGACACGGCCATCGTGGGGGCCCTGATGTTGTATGTTCCCGGGATTACCATTACCAATGGAATACGGGATCTTACCGCCGGCAATCTCCTATCGGGGGCGGCACGGGTGCTGGATGCCTTGCTGGTGGCCTTGATCCTGGCCTTCGGTGTGGGGGCAGTTCTCTCCCTGAATGCAAAGGTGGCGATCTTTTGA
- a CDS encoding threonine/serine exporter, which yields MWDYLFQLFLAGIVAIGFGQLYRVPDRLKRWVAVPGALGWLVVLLVRLSKGNDLVAFFAASTAIGVSGELMARRFRAPASLFIIPGIFVLVPGANAYYAMLSFVQGNFEQGIVETVITILLATSIAIGLIVANSIVYFRRR from the coding sequence ATGTGGGACTATCTCTTTCAGTTATTCCTGGCGGGGATTGTGGCCATTGGTTTTGGGCAGCTTTACCGGGTTCCCGATCGACTGAAAAGATGGGTGGCGGTTCCGGGGGCTTTAGGTTGGCTGGTGGTGCTTTTAGTGCGCCTGTCCAAGGGGAATGACTTGGTGGCCTTCTTCGCTGCTTCCACCGCGATCGGTGTATCTGGGGAACTGATGGCCCGGCGGTTTCGGGCTCCCGCCTCTTTGTTCATCATCCCCGGCATCTTCGTCTTAGTGCCCGGGGCCAATGCTTATTATGCGATGTTGAGCTTTGTGCAAGGAAACTTCGAGCAGGGAATCGTGGAAACGGTTATCACCATTCTCCTGGCTACCAGTATTGCCATTGGCCTGATTGTGGCCAACTCCATTGTGTACTTCCGACGCCGATAA